In Zingiber officinale cultivar Zhangliang chromosome 3B, Zo_v1.1, whole genome shotgun sequence, a single window of DNA contains:
- the LOC122056179 gene encoding mitochondrial phosphate carrier protein 1, mitochondrial-like: MHYIARGLFVIRVLRGFRSLPRRHGRDVACFLSRNRGFEGAQLGSPPQHRFLDGDRGRLCGETPRGKEGRRESEMVDTGNAGEGKEWRKGLRVFSPEYYAVCAIGGMLSAGTTHLAITPLDVLKVNMQVNPIKYNSMFSGLHILVKEHGPASLWRGWAGKLFGYGAQGGCRFGLYEYFKKVYSDALGGPNRSTIYFVSSASAQVIADVALCPFEAVKVRVQTQAHFARGMVDGFPKLYASEGLSGFYKGLLPLWGRNLPFSILMFSTFEHSVDMLYRDVIQRKREECSRAQQLGVTCMAGYASGAVGTIISNPADNIVSSLYNKKADSILQAAKNIGFPNLFTRSLPVRITLVGPVITLQWFFYDTIKVLTGLPTSGGIAQDYDEVNSIT, encoded by the exons ATGCACTACATTGCCAGGGGCTTATTCGTAATCCGAGTCCTCCGAGGGTTTAGGAGTTTACCCCGCCGCCACGGCCGCGACGTGGCGTGTTTCCTTTCGCGCAACCGGGGATTCGAAGGGGCGCAGCTCGGCTCTCCCCCACAGCATCGCTTCCTCGACGGCGATCGCGGTCGACTTTGCGGAGAGACGCCGCGCGGAAAGGAGGGGAGGAGGGAAAGCGAGATGGTGGACACGGGAAACGCCGGCGAGGGCAAAGAGTGGCGGAAGGGGTTGCGGGTCTTCTCGCCGGAGTACTATGCGGTCTGCGCTATCGGCGGCATGCTTAGCGCAGGCACCACCCATCTCGCCATCACGCCGCTCGACGTCCTCAAGGTCAACATGCAG GTGAACCCTATTAAATACAATAGCATGTTCTCTGGACTCCATATCCTTGTCAAAGAACATGGACCGGCATCACTTTGGAGAGGTTGGGCTGGGAAACTATTTGGATATGGTGCTCAAGGTGGCTGTAGGTTTGGGCTCTATGAATATTTCAAAAAGGTGTACTCGGATGCGCTGGGAGGACCAAACAGAAGTACAATTTACTTTGTGAGCAGTGCATCTGCACAAGTAATAGCAGATGTAGCCCTTTGTCCATTTGAGGCTGTGAAAGTTCGTGTGCAAACACAAGCACATTTTGCTAGGGGAATGGTTGATGGCTTTCCTAAGTTATATGCATCTGAAGGATTGTCCGG CTTCTACAAGGGACTCTTACCACTTTGGGGACGGAACCTACCAT TTTCTATTCTGATGTTCTCGACCTTTGAGCATTCTGTCGATATGCTATACCGTGATGTCATCCAAAGGAAGAGGGAGGAATGTTCAAGAGCTCAACAACTTGGTGTGACTTGCATGGCTGGCTATGCATCTGGAGCTGTTGGAACTATTATATCAAATCCTGCAGATAACATTGTTTCTTCACTTTACAACAAAAAAGCTGACAGTATCTTGCAG GCAGCAAAGAACATAGGATTTCCAAATTTGTTTACTAGAAGCCTTCCTGTTCGTATCACGCTCGTTGGACCTGTTATAACACTGCAATGGTTCTTCTATGACACCATCAAAGTATTAACTGGACT GCCAACAAGTGGAGGTATAGCACAGGATTATGATGAAGTTAATAGCATAACCTGA
- the LOC122056178 gene encoding zinc finger protein BALDIBIS-like isoform X1 — MQAAPSSSSSSSMHFFGLIRDEDHQLIHQTLPQLPSQTQQLVTPPPPPPPPPGSSLTTDTSPTTVPPKKKRNLPGNPIADPDAEVIALSPKTLMATNRFICEVCSKGFQREQNLQLHRRGHNLPWKLKQKNPNEVRRRVYLCPEPTCVHHDPSRALGDLTGIKKHFCRKHGEKKWKCDKCSKRYAVQSDWKAHSKICGTREYRCDCGTLFSRRDSFITHRAFCDALAQENARLPPAGLSSAIGGAAGQLFSSRNINLGLPQFNSAQLSSFQDHQDPLPAPQPNSDHHLLHSRSRINMSSGQFDVVMANHHLNNTVSFRAPPPPHQIPHSSPFFLGMEDGAAAPALLHGGQGFGGASANNNSNLFNLGCFFPPKVEGDEQQGNEAAMSLFGGGELMGHHEVPTMSSLYNPEAPPLLPQMSATALLQKAAQMGATSGDGGSIFLRDFGGESSRSANERQYQEIIMNSLGGFHRQGFMHDVEEEKLNQRLSTRDFLGVNGSMMRSMMDPAAIGDHDLQGSSMDHSTSSTPSFKNAGGRLQ, encoded by the exons ATGCAAGCGGCTCCGTCTTCTTCGTCGTCCTCCTCCATGCACTTCTTCGGATTGATCAGAGATGAAGATCACCAACTCATCCACCAAACGCTGCCGCAGCTACCGTCGCAGACGCAGCAATTAGTCAcgccgccaccgccgccgccgccgccacctgGATCGTCGTTGACCACTGATACTTCTCCAACTACAGTTCCTCCCAAGAAAAAGAGGAACCTCCCTGGAAATCCAA TTGCAGATCCTGATGCGGAAGTGATAGCGCTGTCGCCGAAAACGCTGATGGCGACGAACCGGTTCATCTGCGAGGTGTGCAGCAAGGGGTTCCAGCGGGAGCAGAACCTGCAGCTGCACCGGCGCGGCCACAACCTGCCGTGGAAGCTGAAGCAGAAGAACCCGAACGAGGTGCGCCGCCGGGTGTACCTCTGCCCCGAGCCGACCTGCGTCCACCACGACCCCTCCCGCGCCCTCGGCGACCTCACCGGCATCAAGAAGCACTTCTGCCGGAAGCACGGCGAGAAGAAGTGGAAGTGCGACAAGTGCTCCAAGCGCTACGCCGTGCAGTCGGACTGGAAGGCGCACTCCAAGATCTGCGGTACCCGCGAGTACCGCTGCGACTGCGGCACACTCTTCTCCAG GAGAGACAGTTTCATCACACACAGAGCCTTCTGCGACGCCCTTGCGCAAGAAAACGCCAGGCTGCCGCCGGCCGGCTTGAGCTCGGCGATCGGCGGCGCAGCAGGTCAACTCTTTTCCAGTCGAAACATAAACCTCGGCCTTCCGCAGTTCAACTCGGCTCAGCTCTCGTCTTTTCAAGATCACCAAGATCCGTTGCCGGCGCCGCAGCCTAATTCCGATCATCATCTCCTCCACTCCAGGTCCAGGATCAATATGAGCAGCGGCCAGTTCGACGTCGTCATGGCTAATCATCACCTTAACAACACAGTCTCCTTCCGGGCACCGCCGCCGCCCCATCAGATTCCGCACTCGTCCCCTTTCTTCCTCGGGATGGAGGACGGCGCGGCGGCGCCGGCCTTGCTTCATGGCGGCCAAGGCTTCGGCGGCGCCTCGGCTAATAATAACAGCAACCTTTTCAACCTCGGCTGCTTCTTCCCTCCCAAGGTCGAGGGAGACGAGCAGCAGGGCAACGAGGCCGCCATGTCTCTCTTCGGCGGCGGCGAGCTCATGGGCCACCACGAGGTCCCCACCATGTCGTCTCTCTACAACCCCGAGGCGCCGCCGCTGCTCCCGCAGATGTCGGCCACCGCGCTGCTCCAGAAGGCGGCCCAAATGGGCGCCACGTCGGGAGACGGCGGCTCGATCTTCCTCAGAGACTTCGGCGGCGAGAGCTCCAGAAGCGCCAACGAGAGGCAGTACCAAGAGATAATCATGAACTCGCTCGGCGGTTTCCACCGGCAGGGATTCATGCATGACGTGGAGGAGGAGAAGCTGAACCAGCGCCTGAGCACGAGGGACTTCCTCGGCGTCAATGGCAGCATGATGAGGAGCATGATGGATCCGGCGGCCATCGGCGATCACGACTTGCAGGGATCATCCATGGATCACTCCACCTCCTCCACTCCATCCTTCAAAAATGCCGGTGGAAGATTGCAATAG
- the LOC122056180 gene encoding uncharacterized protein LOC122056180 has product MNDPSQALNRSYGIWPPPHPPSEDPMGFANPVRLPPPFAAPGGIMHSRMNWNAKKDADKRKMATGGAVAGVAPMGGGLAPLCGGGVSGYKPPSLNELQFQNRVKARRFCQKKKFPRFAPFAPRNTTSFIIRAKKFGGIASQVSPYPVTPAVLPTPKFSPTREVLTDMVKEEWGVDGYGSMKGRIRLRSPRGGYEIRPGGSGEDDMEDDEGSSESDVEEHLEVERRLDHDVSRFEMVYPRDQHVLQSEADLLESRVDDQDARIARLEEENLTLKERLFLVEREMGELRRRLHLLQPHGGLLEREMSSNNNDNANNHNKNNNSDSSNNDVIEECSAGSSGNPTLDCGERSKKV; this is encoded by the coding sequence ATGAACGACCCATCGCAGGCGTTGAACCGAAGCTACGGGATCTGGCCTCCCCCGCATCCCCCGTCCGAGGATCCGATGGGGTTCGCGAACCCCGTCAGGCTTCCTCCGCCCTTCGCCGCACCTGGGGGAATCATGCACAGCCGAATGAACTGGAATGCCAAGAAAGACGCCGACAAACGCAAGATGGCGACGGGCGGCGCCGTTGCAGGAGTGGCTCCTATGGGTGGTGGATTGGCCCCACTCTGCGGCGGAGGCGTCTCcggctataaacctccgagcCTCAACGAGCTCCAGTTCCAGAACCGAGTCAAGGCCCGCAGGTTCTGCCAAAAGAAGAAATTTCCACGCTTCGCCCCCTTCGCCCCCCGCAACACGACCTCCTTCATTATCCGCGCCAAGAAGTTCGGCGGGATCGCGTCGCAGGTATCGCCGTACCCCGTCACACCCGCGGTCCTCCCGACACCCAAGTTTTCTCCGACTCGCGAGGTCCTGACCGACATGGTCAAGGAGGAATGGGGCGTCGACGGCTACGGCTCCATGAAGGGGCGGATCCGCCTCCGATCGCCGAGGGGCGGCTACGAGATCCGTCCGGGCGGCAGCGGGGAGGACGACATGGAGGACGATGAAGGGTCGAGCGAGAGCGACGTGGAGGAGCACCTGGAAGTGGAACGGCGGCTGGACCACGACGTCAGCCGGTTCGAGATGGTGTATCCACGGGACCAGCACGTCCTGCAGTCGGAAGCGGACCTGCTGGAGAGCAGGGTGGATGACCAGGACGCGCGCATCGCGAGGCTGGAGGAGGAGAACCTGACGCTAAAGGAGAGACTTTTCCTGGTGGAGAGGGAGATGGGCGAACTGAGGCGGCGTCTGCACTTGCTCCAGCCTCACGGCGGCCTCCTCGAGAGGGAGATGAGCAGTAACAACAACGACAATGCCAACAACCACAACAAGAACAACAACAGCGACAGTAGCAACAACGACGTCATCGAGGAGTGCTCCGCCGGGAGCAGTGGCAATCCCACACTGGACTGCGGTGAGAGGAGCAAGAAGGTATAG
- the LOC122056178 gene encoding zinc finger protein BALDIBIS-like isoform X2 has protein sequence MQAAPSSSSSSSMHFFGLIRDEDHQLIHQTLPQLPSQTQQLVTPPPPPPPPPGSSLTTDTSPTTVPPKKKRNLPGNPNPDAEVIALSPKTLMATNRFICEVCSKGFQREQNLQLHRRGHNLPWKLKQKNPNEVRRRVYLCPEPTCVHHDPSRALGDLTGIKKHFCRKHGEKKWKCDKCSKRYAVQSDWKAHSKICGTREYRCDCGTLFSRRDSFITHRAFCDALAQENARLPPAGLSSAIGGAAGQLFSSRNINLGLPQFNSAQLSSFQDHQDPLPAPQPNSDHHLLHSRSRINMSSGQFDVVMANHHLNNTVSFRAPPPPHQIPHSSPFFLGMEDGAAAPALLHGGQGFGGASANNNSNLFNLGCFFPPKVEGDEQQGNEAAMSLFGGGELMGHHEVPTMSSLYNPEAPPLLPQMSATALLQKAAQMGATSGDGGSIFLRDFGGESSRSANERQYQEIIMNSLGGFHRQGFMHDVEEEKLNQRLSTRDFLGVNGSMMRSMMDPAAIGDHDLQGSSMDHSTSSTPSFKNAGGRLQ, from the exons ATGCAAGCGGCTCCGTCTTCTTCGTCGTCCTCCTCCATGCACTTCTTCGGATTGATCAGAGATGAAGATCACCAACTCATCCACCAAACGCTGCCGCAGCTACCGTCGCAGACGCAGCAATTAGTCAcgccgccaccgccgccgccgccgccacctgGATCGTCGTTGACCACTGATACTTCTCCAACTACAGTTCCTCCCAAGAAAAAGAGGAACCTCCCTGGAAATCCAA ATCCTGATGCGGAAGTGATAGCGCTGTCGCCGAAAACGCTGATGGCGACGAACCGGTTCATCTGCGAGGTGTGCAGCAAGGGGTTCCAGCGGGAGCAGAACCTGCAGCTGCACCGGCGCGGCCACAACCTGCCGTGGAAGCTGAAGCAGAAGAACCCGAACGAGGTGCGCCGCCGGGTGTACCTCTGCCCCGAGCCGACCTGCGTCCACCACGACCCCTCCCGCGCCCTCGGCGACCTCACCGGCATCAAGAAGCACTTCTGCCGGAAGCACGGCGAGAAGAAGTGGAAGTGCGACAAGTGCTCCAAGCGCTACGCCGTGCAGTCGGACTGGAAGGCGCACTCCAAGATCTGCGGTACCCGCGAGTACCGCTGCGACTGCGGCACACTCTTCTCCAG GAGAGACAGTTTCATCACACACAGAGCCTTCTGCGACGCCCTTGCGCAAGAAAACGCCAGGCTGCCGCCGGCCGGCTTGAGCTCGGCGATCGGCGGCGCAGCAGGTCAACTCTTTTCCAGTCGAAACATAAACCTCGGCCTTCCGCAGTTCAACTCGGCTCAGCTCTCGTCTTTTCAAGATCACCAAGATCCGTTGCCGGCGCCGCAGCCTAATTCCGATCATCATCTCCTCCACTCCAGGTCCAGGATCAATATGAGCAGCGGCCAGTTCGACGTCGTCATGGCTAATCATCACCTTAACAACACAGTCTCCTTCCGGGCACCGCCGCCGCCCCATCAGATTCCGCACTCGTCCCCTTTCTTCCTCGGGATGGAGGACGGCGCGGCGGCGCCGGCCTTGCTTCATGGCGGCCAAGGCTTCGGCGGCGCCTCGGCTAATAATAACAGCAACCTTTTCAACCTCGGCTGCTTCTTCCCTCCCAAGGTCGAGGGAGACGAGCAGCAGGGCAACGAGGCCGCCATGTCTCTCTTCGGCGGCGGCGAGCTCATGGGCCACCACGAGGTCCCCACCATGTCGTCTCTCTACAACCCCGAGGCGCCGCCGCTGCTCCCGCAGATGTCGGCCACCGCGCTGCTCCAGAAGGCGGCCCAAATGGGCGCCACGTCGGGAGACGGCGGCTCGATCTTCCTCAGAGACTTCGGCGGCGAGAGCTCCAGAAGCGCCAACGAGAGGCAGTACCAAGAGATAATCATGAACTCGCTCGGCGGTTTCCACCGGCAGGGATTCATGCATGACGTGGAGGAGGAGAAGCTGAACCAGCGCCTGAGCACGAGGGACTTCCTCGGCGTCAATGGCAGCATGATGAGGAGCATGATGGATCCGGCGGCCATCGGCGATCACGACTTGCAGGGATCATCCATGGATCACTCCACCTCCTCCACTCCATCCTTCAAAAATGCCGGTGGAAGATTGCAATAG